From Candidatus Neomarinimicrobiota bacterium, the proteins below share one genomic window:
- a CDS encoding DMT family transporter — protein sequence MIQNHSNIPSKLRADLYLLGITVIWGSSFIAVKVALDFSSPLLFLTFRFFLASIILFILFRKVILKLDKDTLRAGIIMGFLLGVGFGAQTYGLDYTTASKSAFVTGTFVVMVPFFSMIFEKIIPRKLLWVGVFLAIIGLYFLTSPEGNSFNYGDRFTAVGAVAFAAHTVALQIYSKRYNFIQLTFLQVFVTGLIGLITTILFETPRFEINVTLLSIIIGTALFPTVLNFYIITKYQRYTSSTRAAIIYSFEPVAAALIAYIILGEVLGIRGIIGGALIFGGMIISELKKKQD from the coding sequence ATGATACAAAACCATTCAAATATTCCTTCTAAGCTGCGGGCAGATTTATATCTTCTCGGGATTACCGTCATCTGGGGTTCTTCCTTCATCGCCGTGAAAGTCGCCTTAGACTTTAGTTCACCGTTATTATTTCTGACGTTCCGGTTCTTTTTAGCCTCGATAATACTTTTTATCCTGTTTAGAAAAGTAATTCTCAAGTTAGATAAGGATACCCTTCGTGCGGGAATTATCATGGGTTTTCTATTGGGCGTTGGATTCGGAGCCCAGACTTACGGACTCGATTATACAACTGCTTCGAAATCTGCTTTTGTAACCGGAACGTTCGTTGTTATGGTCCCGTTCTTTTCCATGATATTCGAAAAAATCATACCGCGGAAATTACTCTGGGTTGGTGTATTCCTTGCTATAATCGGATTATATTTTCTAACGTCTCCTGAAGGAAACAGCTTTAACTACGGCGATCGGTTCACGGCTGTCGGTGCGGTAGCCTTCGCCGCACATACGGTGGCGTTGCAGATTTACAGTAAGCGGTATAATTTTATTCAGCTAACATTCCTTCAAGTATTCGTTACCGGACTGATAGGGCTCATTACCACAATTCTATTTGAAACACCCCGCTTTGAAATCAACGTAACCCTGTTATCGATTATCATCGGCACTGCGCTTTTTCCTACTGTGTTAAATTTTTACATAATTACAAAATACCAGCGATATACTTCATCGACAAGAGCGGCAATTATATATTCATTCGAACCGGTCGCAGCCGCGCTCATAGCATACATAATCCTTGGAGAGGTTTTAGGAATTCGTGGAATTATCGGAGGCGCACTGATATTCGGGGGCATGATAATATCAGAATTGAAAAAGAAGCAGGATTAA